A stretch of the Psychroserpens sp. Hel_I_66 genome encodes the following:
- a CDS encoding TrmH family RNA methyltransferase: MHQKEITSTQNKLIKQILVLKEKSRERKKTGLFIIEGIRELQLSIKANYKIQTILYYEDLVSNEELKSFISSETEHIQISREVFEKLAHRSSTEGVIAIAQMKQHNLQDLKFPKENQLILVAEAPEKPGNIGALLRTADAANVDAVIIANPKGDLYNSNIIRSSVGCVFTTQIAMGETTEIIQFLKDKNIGIYSAILQDAVNYHEQDFTKPTAVVVGTEAIGLSEAWREASTQNIKIPMQGEIDSMNVSVAAGILIFEVKRQRDFK, translated from the coding sequence ATGCACCAAAAAGAAATTACGAGCACACAAAATAAACTCATAAAACAAATCTTAGTTTTAAAAGAAAAATCCCGTGAGCGTAAAAAAACCGGTCTTTTTATTATAGAAGGGATTCGCGAATTGCAATTGTCCATAAAAGCAAATTATAAAATACAAACAATTCTATACTATGAAGATTTAGTTTCTAATGAAGAACTAAAAAGCTTTATATCTTCGGAAACTGAACACATCCAAATCTCAAGAGAAGTATTTGAAAAATTGGCCCATCGCAGTTCTACGGAAGGTGTCATCGCCATTGCTCAAATGAAACAGCATAACTTGCAAGATTTAAAATTTCCGAAGGAAAACCAATTAATCTTAGTTGCAGAAGCACCAGAAAAACCTGGTAATATCGGTGCATTGCTTCGAACTGCCGATGCTGCAAATGTAGATGCGGTGATTATTGCCAATCCCAAAGGTGATTTGTACAATTCAAATATTATAAGATCCAGTGTGGGTTGCGTTTTCACAACGCAAATTGCGATGGGAGAAACCACTGAGATCATTCAGTTTTTAAAGGATAAAAACATTGGTATTTATAGTGCCATTTTACAAGATGCAGTAAATTATCACGAACAGGATTTTACAAAACCTACAGCTGTTGTTGTTGGCACAGAAGCTATTGGTTTAAGTGAGGCTTGGCGAGAGGCATCAACACAAAATATCAAAATCCCAATGCAGGGCGAAATTGATAGTATGAACGTTTCGGTAGCTGCTGGTATTTTAATTTTTGAGGTTAAAAGGCAGCGTGATTTTAAGTGA
- a CDS encoding T9SS type A sorting domain-containing protein has translation MKQKILFPLIALLFSMSSFAQFVINEPSDYILCDDNNDGFALFFLNTKDAEILGSMPSNGFEVTYYMSQEDADNQINALSSSFTNTTNPQTVFANVVELSSGNLERTTFDLLVVATPQPNLLDVYEICDGSTLLVDSGLTDPSYSYSWYLDGIILEGEVNPLLEVSQTGNYLLQVFSGEDCTSFTEFEVIVSDFEDIETPSPLVVCDDNDDGFASFDLDSATVDILNGIDNASLIVTFYDTEADAFGQVDPLTSPYNNSVQYNQILYVRISNISGDCFTVLPIELIVQINCFGAQSTSIEICDNDPVFTGLFDLTSQNENIVNGEDVSNYNFSYHLTIGEADNDTNEITDITSYPHTVGVQILYVRVEEIVSGDYEIVQLSLIINEAPVIPEPQEYTICGGDEIVIDAGIFNSNLNFQWSTGETDPEIIVFESGTYSVTITDDATGCSSSVEIIVNQGETANINDPQDLVSCDTNGVFDLTSVIPDVLNGLDPNNYEITFYVNFSDVFNQVNAIASPNAYTAFLIPQTVYIRVGNLNDECFAFGAFDLISENCPIEVVCGEEPINTTYCYELESATQYTYTSSDGSPLQVVFNSGQVEDEWDELTVIDTDGTILYSGYGNSGDLTGLSFASSGDTITVFVDSDDVFACADQNYDPLDYDVTCLSDFGLIRINAFKDTNANSIFDFTEANFANGYFTYEVNNDGVVNTVNSSTGTFSILSEDPADTYDITFNLYEESANCFDITTSSFENVSVTTGNVVTLDFPVVEDNSCEDLGVYLVNYSVPPRPGFQHYNYLILENYGFTTIASGTVEFTVDPLLIFDNTFGVNSSYTINTTSNGFTVDFVNLEPGEVANIGITLTCPSSVELDDIVTNTATYLTDENDLVTSNNYSTLSEVVVGSWDPNDKRESHGPEVDYEAFSTSDEWLYYTIRFQNLGTFFAETVRIEDALDSQLDETTFQMLRSSHDNVVTLTDRDLEWSFENINLPAAQDDEEGSQGFVYFRIKPNPGYAIGDIIPNTASIFFDFNAPVITNTFTTEFVEENLSVNEAGFTSFNLYPNPAKDKVTIRLNTNNFGNLTVNITDLQGKLILEQQISEENNMELDIAALQSGLYFVKLNNNNKSFVKKLIIE, from the coding sequence ATGAAACAAAAAATACTCTTTCCGCTAATAGCCCTTCTTTTTTCGATGTCCTCATTTGCACAATTTGTAATTAATGAACCCTCTGATTATATTTTATGTGATGACAATAATGATGGTTTTGCTTTGTTTTTTCTGAATACAAAAGACGCAGAAATATTGGGATCTATGCCTTCTAACGGTTTTGAAGTCACATACTACATGTCGCAAGAAGACGCAGACAATCAAATTAACGCATTATCAAGTTCGTTTACAAACACGACCAATCCACAAACTGTTTTTGCAAATGTTGTGGAATTGTCGAGTGGTAATTTAGAGCGAACAACCTTTGATTTACTAGTAGTTGCAACGCCTCAACCAAATTTATTGGATGTTTACGAAATATGTGATGGATCTACTCTTTTAGTTGATTCTGGATTAACAGATCCAAGTTATAGCTATAGTTGGTATTTGGATGGGATTATTTTAGAAGGAGAGGTAAATCCGTTGTTAGAAGTATCCCAAACTGGTAATTATTTATTACAGGTTTTTTCTGGCGAAGATTGTACTTCTTTTACAGAATTTGAAGTGATTGTTAGTGACTTTGAAGATATAGAAACACCATCACCTTTGGTGGTTTGTGATGATAATGATGATGGGTTTGCATCTTTTGATTTAGACAGCGCAACTGTTGACATATTAAACGGAATTGATAACGCATCACTAATCGTTACTTTTTATGACACTGAAGCTGATGCTTTTGGTCAAGTGGATCCATTAACGTCTCCATACAATAATAGTGTTCAATATAATCAAATTCTTTATGTAAGAATTTCCAACATATCGGGAGATTGCTTTACGGTTTTACCAATTGAATTGATTGTACAAATCAACTGTTTTGGTGCGCAATCTACTTCTATAGAAATATGTGATAATGATCCCGTTTTTACTGGTTTGTTTGATTTGACCTCCCAAAACGAAAACATAGTTAATGGTGAAGATGTTTCAAATTATAATTTCTCCTATCATTTAACAATTGGCGAGGCAGATAATGATACAAATGAAATAACCGATATAACTTCATATCCTCATACTGTTGGAGTACAAATTCTTTATGTGAGAGTAGAGGAAATAGTCTCTGGAGATTATGAAATTGTGCAATTATCATTAATCATAAATGAAGCTCCAGTAATACCAGAACCACAGGAATATACCATTTGTGGAGGTGATGAGATTGTGATTGATGCAGGAATTTTCAATAGTAATTTAAATTTCCAATGGAGTACAGGAGAGACTGATCCAGAAATTATTGTGTTTGAATCAGGAACTTATAGCGTTACAATTACAGATGATGCTACGGGTTGTTCAAGTTCCGTAGAAATAATAGTAAATCAAGGTGAAACAGCAAATATTAACGACCCGCAAGATTTAGTGTCGTGTGATACCAATGGTGTTTTTGATTTAACGAGCGTCATACCAGATGTCTTAAATGGTTTAGATCCTAATAATTATGAGATTACTTTTTATGTGAATTTCTCAGATGTTTTCAATCAAGTTAATGCCATCGCATCACCAAATGCATATACTGCATTTTTAATTCCGCAAACTGTTTACATTAGAGTAGGTAACCTAAATGATGAATGTTTTGCTTTTGGGGCTTTTGATCTTATTTCAGAAAATTGCCCAATCGAAGTCGTATGTGGAGAAGAGCCAATCAATACGACATATTGTTATGAGCTCGAAAGTGCAACACAATATACTTATACGAGTTCAGACGGTTCTCCATTGCAGGTTGTTTTTAATTCTGGCCAAGTAGAGGATGAATGGGATGAATTGACTGTTATTGATACTGACGGTACAATTTTATACAGCGGTTATGGCAATAGTGGAGATTTAACAGGTTTAAGTTTTGCTTCAAGCGGAGATACGATTACAGTTTTTGTGGATTCTGATGATGTTTTTGCTTGTGCAGATCAAAATTATGATCCATTAGATTATGATGTGACTTGTTTAAGTGATTTTGGTTTGATTAGGATTAATGCTTTTAAGGATACGAACGCCAATTCTATTTTTGATTTTACAGAAGCTAATTTTGCAAATGGTTATTTTACATATGAGGTCAACAATGATGGTGTTGTTAATACGGTTAATTCATCAACAGGTACGTTTAGTATTTTAAGCGAAGATCCTGCGGATACTTATGATATAACATTCAATTTATATGAAGAATCTGCAAACTGTTTTGATATTACAACAAGTAGTTTTGAAAACGTTTCTGTCACGACAGGAAACGTTGTGACTTTAGATTTTCCGGTAGTAGAAGATAATTCTTGTGAAGATTTAGGAGTGTATCTGGTCAATTACTCTGTTCCACCAAGACCAGGCTTTCAGCATTACAACTATTTAATATTAGAAAACTACGGGTTTACTACAATTGCATCTGGAACCGTTGAGTTTACGGTAGATCCACTTTTGATTTTTGATAACACATTTGGTGTAAACTCCAGTTATACCATAAACACGACATCAAATGGTTTTACAGTAGATTTTGTAAACTTAGAACCGGGAGAAGTCGCTAATATCGGGATTACGTTAACTTGCCCATCAAGTGTAGAGTTAGATGATATTGTAACTAATACCGCAACCTATTTAACTGATGAAAACGACTTAGTTACAAGTAACAATTACTCAACTTTATCTGAGGTAGTTGTAGGATCTTGGGACCCTAACGATAAGCGAGAATCTCACGGACCGGAAGTAGATTATGAAGCGTTCTCAACATCAGATGAGTGGTTGTATTACACCATCCGTTTTCAAAATCTAGGAACATTTTTCGCAGAAACGGTTAGAATTGAAGATGCACTGGATAGTCAACTGGACGAAACTACCTTTCAGATGTTGAGATCAAGCCATGATAATGTGGTTACTTTGACAGATAGAGATTTAGAATGGTCTTTTGAGAATATCAATTTACCAGCAGCTCAAGATGATGAAGAGGGAAGCCAGGGATTTGTATATTTCAGGATCAAACCAAATCCAGGTTACGCCATTGGAGACATCATCCCAAATACAGCATCTATTTTCTTTGATTTTAATGCACCTGTAATCACAAATACCTTTACTACAGAATTTGTTGAAGAAAATTTATCGGTCAATGAAGCAGGCTTTACATCTTTCAATCTCTACCCAAATCCTGCAAAAGATAAAGTAACGATTAGATTAAATACTAATAACTTCGGAAATTTGACCGTTAACATCACTGACCTCCAAGGAAAATTGATCTTGGAACAGCAAATTTCCGAAGAAAATAATATGGAATTGGATATTGCAGCCTTACAAAGCGGATTATATTTTGTGAAACTGAACAACAATAATAAAAGTTTCGTTAAAAAACTGATTATAGAATAG
- a CDS encoding MBL fold metallo-hydrolase has translation MKVTFLGTGTSQGIPVIGSDHPVCLSKNPKDKRLRVSVLIEWEDYVYVIDCGPDFRQQMLRTNCHKIDGIVFTHEHADHTAGLDDIRPFYFRQGDIPFYAHKRVLGELAKRFNYIFTSEIKYPGVPGVIKHEIKNEPFLLGNLPVMPINGYHHKLQVFGFRFGDFAYLTDMKTVADKEIEKLKGVKVLVVNALREKEHISHFNLEEALQFINKVKPKTAYLTHISHYLGFHDDVQKTLPENVYLAYDNLQIEI, from the coding sequence TTGAAAGTTACTTTTTTGGGTACTGGAACATCACAAGGAATTCCCGTAATTGGGAGCGATCATCCTGTATGCCTAAGCAAAAATCCAAAAGATAAACGACTAAGAGTTTCGGTTTTGATAGAATGGGAGGATTATGTGTACGTTATTGATTGTGGTCCAGATTTTAGACAACAAATGCTGCGCACCAACTGTCACAAAATTGATGGCATCGTTTTTACGCACGAACATGCAGATCATACAGCTGGCTTGGATGATATCCGTCCGTTTTATTTCCGTCAAGGTGACATTCCATTTTACGCACACAAACGTGTTTTGGGAGAACTCGCAAAACGGTTTAATTACATTTTTACTTCGGAAATTAAATATCCAGGCGTGCCAGGCGTCATCAAGCATGAAATAAAAAACGAACCTTTTCTCCTCGGAAATTTGCCAGTCATGCCAATTAATGGCTATCACCATAAACTTCAGGTTTTTGGGTTTAGATTTGGAGATTTCGCATATCTCACAGATATGAAAACCGTTGCAGATAAAGAAATAGAAAAATTAAAAGGAGTAAAGGTTTTGGTTGTAAACGCGTTACGTGAAAAAGAACATATATCACATTTTAACCTCGAGGAAGCCTTACAATTTATAAATAAAGTAAAACCCAAAACCGCATATTTAACACATATAAGCCATTATCTTGGCTTTCATGATGATGTGCAAAAAACTTTGCCAGAAAACGTTTATTTAGCTTACGACAACTTACAAATAGAAATATAG
- a CDS encoding GNAT family N-acetyltransferase has translation MNKYLLTDQETKRLQFRLVTKEDYILWLPLFSEKNVDKFLGMPTGLSQTEQCDFWFNKVWHRYENNLGGMNALIDKQTGAFIGQSGLLIQTVEDEERLEVGYSILPNYWGKGYAQEAAQKCRDFCFEHNLAENVISMMHVDNIASEIVAIKNGMSLENQIDEFNVFSITRETWLKNR, from the coding sequence ATGAACAAATACCTCCTTACAGATCAAGAAACAAAACGTTTGCAATTTAGATTAGTCACCAAAGAAGACTACATTTTATGGTTACCTCTTTTTTCAGAAAAAAACGTGGATAAATTTCTAGGAATGCCAACCGGTTTATCACAAACCGAACAATGTGACTTTTGGTTCAACAAAGTTTGGCATAGATACGAGAATAATCTTGGTGGTATGAATGCACTCATAGATAAACAAACAGGAGCATTTATTGGACAAAGCGGATTGCTAATTCAAACCGTTGAAGACGAAGAGCGTTTAGAAGTTGGTTATTCAATTTTGCCAAACTATTGGGGAAAAGGTTACGCGCAAGAAGCTGCACAAAAATGTAGAGATTTTTGTTTTGAACATAACCTGGCGGAGAACGTTATATCAATGATGCATGTAGATAATATTGCTTCGGAAATCGTCGCCATAAAAAACGGAATGTCCTTAGAAAATCAAATTGATGAATTTAACGTGTTTAGTATTACTCGTGAGACATGGTTGAAAAATAGATGA
- a CDS encoding alpha/beta hydrolase, producing MTLQYITRPSSLKENSPLLIMCHGYGSDENDLFSFAEELPKELFIISVRAPHPMQPYGNAWYAINFDANQNKWNDVEQAIASRDEIAKFIDEVCAKYPVDKNNVTLLGFSQGTILSYAVALTYPEKVKNIIALSGYISEDMLTENLKLKAYSHLDFYCSHGRVDQVIPVDWARKAPKFLNELNIKNTYSEFPVGHGVAPQNFYELKAWLETRI from the coding sequence ATGACTCTACAATACATTACAAGACCTTCTTCATTAAAAGAAAATTCTCCACTATTGATCATGTGCCATGGTTATGGCAGTGATGAGAACGATTTGTTCTCCTTTGCTGAAGAATTACCAAAAGAACTCTTTATTATCTCTGTTCGAGCACCACACCCAATGCAACCTTATGGAAATGCTTGGTATGCCATAAATTTTGATGCCAATCAAAACAAATGGAACGATGTCGAGCAAGCCATAGCATCTAGAGATGAAATTGCCAAATTTATTGATGAAGTTTGCGCAAAATATCCAGTAGATAAAAACAATGTGACACTTTTAGGATTTAGTCAAGGCACTATTTTAAGTTATGCAGTGGCACTCACCTATCCAGAAAAAGTAAAAAATATCATCGCACTAAGTGGTTATATTAGTGAAGATATGCTTACTGAAAATTTAAAACTCAAAGCGTATTCGCATTTAGATTTTTATTGTTCCCACGGAAGAGTTGACCAAGTCATCCCAGTAGATTGGGCAAGAAAAGCACCAAAATTCTTAAATGAACTAAATATCAAAAATACCTACTCAGAATTCCCAGTAGGCCATGGTGTCGCTCCTCAAAATTTTTACGAACTTAAGGCTTGGTTAGAGACACGTATTTAA
- a CDS encoding dihydroorotase, with protein sequence MNVLVKSATIVDPKSDFHNQTVDVLIEKGLISQISKQIDNPKNHKEIKLENLHLSQGWFDSSVSFGEPGFEERETIANGLNTAANSGFTAVAVNSNTNPVIDSYADISFLKAKAKNHPVSLYPIGALTKHSDGEDLAELFDMTSAGAVAFYDYQKPIKNPNLMKLALQYASNFGGLVYSFPQESKISGLGVMNENVTSTSLGLKGNPTLAEELQIARDLFILEYTEGKLHIPTISTAKSVELIRAAKQKKLDVTCSVAIHNLVFTDEHLETFNTNFKVLPPLRTQKDMDALIEGFKDGTIDMVTSDHNPIDIEHKKIEFDFAKYGTIGLESAFGALNSIFTIKKTIELLTKGKERYGIKSSPIAVGNDADLSLFNPEDSYTFSAENITSTSKNSIFLGKELKGKVYGIISNNQIVIK encoded by the coding sequence ATGAACGTACTTGTAAAATCTGCCACTATAGTTGACCCTAAAAGCGATTTTCACAATCAAACCGTAGATGTTTTAATAGAAAAGGGATTGATTTCCCAGATTTCTAAACAAATCGATAATCCAAAAAATCATAAAGAAATTAAGTTAGAAAACCTGCACCTTTCTCAAGGTTGGTTTGACTCTAGCGTGAGTTTTGGAGAACCTGGTTTTGAGGAGCGGGAAACGATTGCTAACGGTTTAAATACTGCAGCAAATTCTGGTTTTACTGCGGTTGCAGTAAATTCAAATACCAATCCGGTTATCGATTCTTATGCAGATATTTCATTTTTAAAAGCTAAAGCAAAAAATCACCCCGTTTCATTATATCCAATTGGAGCACTCACAAAACACAGTGACGGTGAGGATCTAGCAGAGTTATTTGATATGACTTCTGCAGGAGCTGTAGCATTTTATGATTATCAAAAACCAATTAAGAACCCTAATTTGATGAAGCTCGCTTTGCAATACGCAAGCAATTTTGGTGGTTTGGTGTATTCTTTTCCGCAGGAATCAAAAATTAGCGGATTGGGAGTGATGAACGAGAATGTAACAAGCACCTCCTTAGGATTAAAAGGAAACCCAACACTTGCCGAAGAATTACAAATCGCCAGAGATCTTTTTATTTTAGAATATACTGAAGGTAAACTTCACATCCCAACCATTTCTACAGCAAAATCGGTAGAATTGATTCGGGCAGCAAAACAAAAAAAGCTCGATGTCACGTGTAGTGTTGCCATACATAATTTAGTGTTTACAGATGAGCATTTAGAAACCTTCAACACCAACTTTAAAGTGCTGCCACCTTTGAGAACACAAAAAGATATGGATGCATTGATTGAAGGTTTTAAAGATGGCACAATCGATATGGTCACAAGTGATCACAACCCTATTGACATCGAACATAAAAAAATAGAATTTGATTTTGCCAAATATGGGACTATTGGTTTAGAGAGCGCCTTTGGAGCATTAAACTCAATATTTACAATTAAAAAAACCATAGAATTATTAACAAAAGGCAAAGAGCGTTATGGCATCAAAAGCTCGCCAATTGCAGTAGGAAATGATGCAGATCTTTCACTTTTTAATCCAGAAGATAGTTATACTTTTTCTGCGGAAAACATCACATCCACATCAAAAAACTCAATATTTTTGGGCAAGGAATTAAAAGGAAAAGTATACGGGATTATCTCCAACAACCAAATAGTAATCAAATAA
- a CDS encoding BatA domain-containing protein, giving the protein MQFKNPELLYALLLLIIPIIIHLFQLRKFKSVDFTNVQFLKELTIQTRKSSQLKKWLTLLTRMLLLACAVIAFAQPYISNSESFNTKSETVIYLDNSFSMQSPSANGSLLNSAIQDIIENIDEKEQISVFTNDANFNKTSIKAIKNDLIQLKHSPSQLAYDAAILKGKNLFSEDKSSIKNLVLVSDFQQKTDAITATNDSLVKFKFVKLSPSNQNNVAIDGVFISKTTVENLELTVVIKNQGDAIETLPVSLYNGDQLIAKSAVTINDNATTTFTIPANSIFNGKLIIDDQNLQYDNTLYFNIDKRDQINVLAINETDDAFLQKIYTSDEFNYTSSNFEALNYNTLEQQNLIILNELNDIPTSLVTALKSFTDNGGYILIIPSDEIRLNTYNQLFNSYGLSSFGGLNSVEKKITSINYSHPLLSNVFDKQVSNFQYPKVNSFYANTSNQVNAILSFEDGNSFLSQSGNAFRFSAAIQDENSNFKNSPLIVPVLYNIGKQSLKTGNLYYTIGNENTIDIATQLQQDDILTLVNGENSVIPLQQTYDNKVELITNTYPDVAGIISVQNKDTFLKNLSFNFNRSESNLNYFDINDLSNVTLDNSLASAISDIKSATNVNELWKWFVIFAVIFLIIEMLILKFLK; this is encoded by the coding sequence ATGCAGTTTAAAAACCCAGAACTTCTTTACGCGTTATTGCTTCTTATTATCCCTATTATTATTCATTTATTTCAGCTTAGAAAGTTTAAGAGTGTCGATTTTACAAACGTGCAGTTTTTAAAGGAACTTACCATTCAAACTCGAAAAAGTTCACAGCTCAAAAAGTGGCTCACTTTACTTACCAGAATGTTATTGCTCGCTTGTGCGGTTATTGCGTTTGCGCAGCCCTATATATCAAATTCTGAGAGTTTTAATACAAAGAGTGAAACGGTTATCTATCTGGACAATTCGTTTAGCATGCAATCGCCAAGTGCAAATGGCAGTTTGTTAAATAGCGCCATTCAAGATATAATTGAGAATATTGATGAAAAAGAACAAATCTCAGTATTTACCAATGATGCTAATTTCAACAAAACAAGTATTAAAGCTATTAAAAATGATTTGATACAACTCAAGCACTCTCCCAGTCAATTGGCGTATGATGCAGCTATATTAAAGGGGAAAAATCTCTTTTCCGAAGATAAAAGTTCTATAAAGAATTTGGTTTTGGTTTCTGATTTTCAGCAAAAAACAGATGCGATTACAGCCACAAATGACAGTTTGGTTAAATTTAAATTCGTAAAACTTAGTCCGTCAAACCAAAATAATGTTGCGATAGATGGCGTATTCATCTCAAAAACCACGGTAGAAAATCTTGAACTCACAGTAGTTATAAAAAACCAAGGTGATGCTATAGAAACCTTACCCGTTTCATTATATAATGGCGATCAGCTTATTGCTAAAAGTGCTGTGACTATTAATGATAATGCGACCACTACCTTTACAATTCCAGCAAATTCCATATTTAATGGCAAGTTGATAATTGATGATCAAAATCTACAGTACGATAATACGTTATATTTTAATATTGATAAACGAGATCAAATTAATGTGCTCGCCATCAATGAAACAGATGACGCATTTCTTCAAAAAATCTATACGAGTGATGAGTTTAATTACACATCTTCAAATTTTGAAGCACTTAATTATAATACTCTAGAACAGCAAAATTTAATTATTTTAAACGAATTAAATGACATCCCAACATCTCTTGTAACTGCCTTGAAATCTTTTACAGACAATGGAGGGTATATTTTAATCATACCTTCAGATGAAATAAGATTAAATACTTACAATCAACTATTTAATAGTTATGGTCTTTCTAGTTTTGGCGGATTAAATTCCGTAGAAAAAAAGATTACGAGTATCAATTACTCGCATCCTTTATTGAGTAATGTTTTTGATAAACAGGTGTCTAATTTTCAGTACCCAAAAGTCAATTCTTTTTATGCAAATACTTCCAATCAAGTAAACGCTATATTAAGTTTTGAGGACGGAAATTCATTTTTATCACAATCTGGTAATGCCTTTCGTTTTTCCGCAGCAATACAAGATGAGAACTCTAATTTTAAGAACTCTCCACTAATCGTTCCTGTTCTCTATAATATTGGAAAGCAAAGCCTAAAAACAGGAAATCTGTATTATACAATTGGTAACGAGAATACGATAGATATAGCAACACAATTGCAACAGGATGATATTTTGACCTTGGTGAACGGTGAAAACTCTGTAATCCCCTTACAGCAGACTTACGACAATAAAGTGGAGTTAATTACCAATACGTATCCTGATGTTGCAGGCATTATTTCAGTTCAAAATAAGGATACATTTCTCAAGAATTTAAGCTTCAATTTTAATCGTAGTGAGAGCAATCTCAATTACTTTGATATAAATGATCTATCAAATGTGACGTTAGATAATTCTCTGGCATCTGCCATAAGTGATATCAAAAGTGCCACGAATGTTAATGAACTATGGAAATGGTTTGTTATTTTTGCAGTGATTTTCTTAATCATTGAAATGCTCATCTTAAAATTTCTAAAATGA
- a CDS encoding glycosyltransferase family 2 protein codes for MQKPLVSILTPFKNTAQYLGDCLDSIVSQTYKDWELIIVDDHSKDDSYDVVFAFAEKDKRIKLIKNSGDGIIEALRLAFSESNGIYITRMDSDDIMHPEKLSIMVNDLQTKGRGHIALGLVKYFSQDGIGNGYKKYENWLNNLTQKGDNFSEIYKECVIPSPCWMVHRDDFIGCEAFFPNRYPEDYDLTFRFYKNGLKCIPSSNVLHYWRDYSTRASRTDEHYAENHFLELKVLYFLELNYDSLRPLTIWGAGQKGKKVAKLLKEKNIPFFWICDNPKKIGKHIYDELLYDFTHLKSLENPQIIVSVANTEAQLEITSFLKTMDMVSMVDYFFFC; via the coding sequence ATGCAAAAACCACTTGTAAGCATCCTTACTCCTTTTAAAAATACTGCTCAATATTTGGGTGACTGTTTAGATTCTATAGTGTCACAAACCTATAAAGACTGGGAGCTCATCATCGTTGACGACCATTCTAAAGATGATAGTTATGATGTTGTTTTCGCTTTCGCGGAAAAGGATAAACGCATAAAATTGATCAAAAATTCAGGGGATGGTATTATTGAAGCTTTACGTTTGGCTTTTTCTGAAAGTAACGGTATTTATATCACGAGAATGGATAGCGACGATATAATGCATCCTGAAAAACTGAGCATAATGGTCAATGATTTACAAACCAAAGGAAGAGGCCATATCGCTTTGGGTTTGGTCAAGTATTTTAGCCAAGATGGTATTGGAAATGGTTACAAAAAATATGAAAACTGGTTAAACAATCTAACCCAAAAAGGAGATAATTTTTCTGAAATCTATAAAGAATGTGTGATCCCATCCCCTTGCTGGATGGTTCATCGGGATGATTTTATAGGTTGTGAAGCATTTTTTCCAAATCGGTATCCAGAGGATTATGATCTGACTTTTAGATTTTACAAAAACGGACTAAAGTGCATTCCAAGTTCAAATGTCTTACATTATTGGAGGGATTATAGCACAAGAGCATCGCGAACAGATGAGCATTATGCAGAAAATCATTTTTTAGAACTTAAAGTCCTTTATTTTTTAGAGCTCAATTATGATTCTTTGAGACCACTAACCATTTGGGGAGCAGGACAAAAAGGAAAGAAAGTTGCAAAATTATTAAAAGAGAAAAATATCCCATTTTTTTGGATTTGTGATAATCCTAAAAAAATAGGTAAACATATTTATGACGAATTGCTTTATGACTTTACACATTTAAAATCACTTGAAAATCCACAAATTATTGTGAGCGTAGCCAACACAGAAGCTCAGTTGGAAATTACATCTTTTCTAAAAACTATGGATATGGTAAGCATGGTTGATTATTTCTTTTTCTGTTAA